DNA from Chaetodon trifascialis isolate fChaTrf1 chromosome 14, fChaTrf1.hap1, whole genome shotgun sequence:
CTGTATTAAATAACTCTGGCAGGTGCTTGACTTTGAAATGAGCTGACAGCTAGTTAGCTTGAAGCTAAGATGAAGCTAGCCTactagttagctagctagccaacGCGATTGGCTAACATTAGCGAGCCAACAGCTACTCCGAGGCCAGGGGCTAAATTCCGTGGCCAGTCCGTCACACTGTTTTAGTTTTTGATGGAAGGATTCTTGAGGTTGGATAGCGATCACTAGGTTAAAGTTGACCTTTTTGATTTGATATAAGTTGTCAGTGTTGACGTTGCTGCTGTAACGGTTGTAGTTTGTGATGACAGTGACAGTTTAGGTTGATACACAAAACACCTGTCGACGCCtcttgactgacagctgtcgGCATATCGCAATGATGCTGATTTAGTGTATGTCTCTTGGCTAGCAACCTAACTGCTGCCTTCATGTTTTAATATATTGGCACTCAGCTCTTAGCTTGGGGATGTGTCTGGACAAAATCTAAGACCTGTTCCAACTAGCTGACTTGTTCTGCCTGTACAGaaatgctaactttagcttGATTTGTATGATGGATGTAAGTTagctttgtgcatttttttctggtAAAGCATCCGTAATTAGAAGGGATAGACTTATTTGAAGGCTTTATAACTGTacagtgtatttttacattctgCGTAGATGTTCACATCTTATGTGTGACAAACACATAAGTCATTTAATTTTTCAGTAAGTCATGGTGATGGTTATTTCTGAGAAATATGTGATGGTTTGAGGGTGGAGAACGAGTGCAATCCTGTAATAACTCAGCCTCATCACGATACGTTGCCGACAATACGCTGGTGTCATTTAGGACCATTGTGATACAGACCACCTCATGCTACATTTATAAAAAATCATAAACTAGCCATAAATACTTTGTCTGTATGGTTGCATAACGTGGTTTCAGCTAACAGCTGACTTCACATCACAGGTTGTCAGGAATCAGCTGACTTTCAACTCGAAGCAATGTGTCACAGCCCTTTGCCATAACATATGCAtgtcatgtgtgtctgtgccatGAAGAACAGCAATAGACTGGCTGAGGACTGAACAACAAGCAATTAGGGAAAAAATCAAGAGTTTATAGTGCAGAATTTTCTATCAAAAGGCAAAAAGACTAAACCGTGTTCAGGGGAGATTCTAGTGTTGTCAATCCCAGTGATTTTAAGTTTGACAGGACACATAAACGGTCATGTTATTATGTCATAAACACATTAGTCATATGCCTAATAAAAACAATGATATTTGGTTTCAGTGCGTCAGTGATGCATCAGAAGACAATGTTCACAGTACATCACCTTATTGATTACTTTTCCCATTCCAAAAAATGGAGCTGGAAGAGACTGGCAAATTTACTTGTCTGAGATGTTTTGCTGGAGCAAATATTTGGCTACAGGTTTAAAGCAAAAATAGTTAGACTGTCCTATGTGCGACAGCCAGCAGTGAATAAATCCAGCAGCTCACCCAGACccatttatttcctctgtgtgtatttgtaagaCAAGTTGATTCTTCACCAGTGTTGACATATGCTTATTATGTACCATTGTTGCCCTCTATGTCAATCATCAACGCACAGTCTAATACGATGCATATGGCTGTGAGACTGAAGAGCTTTGATTTGGACTGGGCTCATGATTTAAATTACTTTTAAGACCTGGTGTGACATTTGGTCTCTTTGACATCTAACAGTAATGGAGGAACCACTGAGTCATCATCTTGCACTCTGAGAATTTTCCATGCTACAAGTAGTGTAAACTGCAAATCATTAACAAATGGAGCTGTTGTACTGGTTATCTACAGGAAATGTCCAAGGTGTCTTGTTTGCGGTGGTAAAATACTGTTTCCCTGATatcaaaaacaaactgtacatCATACAGCGTCATTGCTTGCTTCTACAGAGAAAAGACACCTCCGCTCTTGAGCGCTTCCTCATTTTTGCTCGATGACTGTCAACTATGTGATATTTTTCTAAAGGTCACAGAACAGTTTTGTGTTCAGATATCAGTTCTTGTACATTTTGGTTGTAAGACATTTGATTTCAGAAGGCTTTTGATCAACTTGACTGTCCTGATCAgtggaattaattaatgttgtcccttcagcttcagtgtgtttgagatgaagcacaggaagaaaaaacaatataacTGCAGACTCAGCCATATAGTTTGACCAACAATAGCCTTTGTCATGCAACAAAGTGCATGAGgtaatatttcatatttaaaggTTACTGCACTCACTTTGCGTGGCGTTGGTGCTTTCTCTCTTCAGGCTGCTGACCTGAGCAAGCCCATAGACAAGCGCATCTACAAGGGAACGCAGCCCACCTGTCATGACTTCAACCACCtcacagccacagcagagagTGTGTCCTTGCTGGTGGGTTTCTCAGCAGGGCAGGTACAGCTCATTGACCCCATCAAGAAGGAAACAAGCAAACTCTTCAATGAGGAGGTAGGCGCCTGAAGGACAGATTATTTAGAGTTTTGTATACAGAGTTCTCCACAACTAGCAGGTACTGTTTAGTAGAAGGAAAACTGGCAGAGCCAGTggattttcacatttattttttaaccaatTTGTTGTGGCACTGTGTACATATGTTGAGTCTTGTCAGATCTGCTTATTTGTTTCTGCCATTGCAGGTGAAaaggtgtttatttttgttgcatcTCATCCAACCCCACAGAGATTAATGAACCTGTTCCCCCCCAGGAGAACCATTAATTAATCCACAACTCAGCAGATTGTGCTGTATAAAATGATCGCTCATATAAGATCTAAAATACTGTTTCAGTATTTACTgaaatgtgtgtatatgtatttgCTTATTGAACTGCAATGTCAATTTTATGTCATTATTGCACTACATGTAGCAAACACTCCTGCCTTCTTATGTAGAGGATTTAAATCATCTGAATGACAAGAGGTTTAGCATGTTCAAAGGATGTCATagcctttcttgtttttttaatgctactttttgtgttttaattgcCCAGTCCCTTTAAACAGAATATGACCAAGTGCTGTAAGACTTTAAAagagctctctgtgtttttaagcATGTTCAGAATATCTCTTTGCTGATGATCTTGTACTGACattattttttccctctccccttctccctcctctcactctcaaACCTCAaccttccttctctcctgccAGAGACTAATAGACAAATCCAGAGTAACATGTGTGAAATGGGTGCCAGGCTCTGAGAGCCTGTTTCTGGTCTCTCATGCCAGTGGGAATATGTACCTGTACAACGTGGAGCATACATGTGGCACCACAGCACCACACTACCAGCTGCTTAAACAGGGAGAGAACTACTCTGTACACACTTGTAAGAGTAAATCCACGCGGAACCCTCTTCTTAAATGGACAGTGGGTGAGGGGGCTCTGAATGAGTTTGCCTTCTCTCCAGACGGGAAGTTCCTAGCCTGTGTTAGCCAAGACGGCTTCCTACGGGTCTTCAACTTTGATGCGGTTGAGCTTCACGGAACCATGAAGAGCTACTTTGGTggcttgttgtgtgtgtgctggagccCCGATGGAAAGTACATAGTTGCAGGTGGAGAGGACGATCTAGTGACTGTGTGGTCGTTCTTGGACTGCAGAGTCATCGCCCGAGGTCACGGGCACAAGTCATGGGTGAGTGTGGTGGCGTTTGACCATTACACCACCAGCGTGGAAGAGAGTGACCCGATGGAGTTCAGTGGTAGTGATGAGGACTTCCAGGATCAGATGATCCACTTTGGACGAGACCGAGCCAACAGCACACAGTCTCGACTCTCCAAGCGCAACTCCACGGACAGCCGGCCTGTTAGTGTCACATACCGCTTTGGCTCAGTGGGCCAGGACACTCAGCTGTGCCTATGGGACCTCACTGAGGACATCCTTTTTCCCCATCTTCCACTCTCACGGACACGAACACACACTAATGTGATGAATGCTACTAGCCCCCCTGCGGGTGCTACAATAATCACTAACACCTCTAGTAACACTACTAATGGAAACAACAGTGGTGCCAATACTCCTGGCATTAACTCCCTCTCTACTACATTACCACGCTCCAACAGCCTACCCCACTCAGCTGgcaccacaacaacagcaaacaataCCAACAAGGCTGGCAGTGGTGGCGGCATCGGCAGTGGAATTATGGACAGTGCCATCGCAACAGGTGTGAGTAAGTTCGCCACACTGTCACTCCACGATCGGAAGGAGCGCCACCACGAGAAGGACCACAAACGCAACCACAGCATGGGCCACATCAGCAGCAAGAGCAGCGACAAGCTCAACCTGctgacaaaaaccaaaacagaccCTGCTAAGACTCTGGGCACTCTGCTGTGCCCGCGCATGGAGGACGTGCCCCTCCTTGAGCCCCTCATCTGTAAAAAGATAGCACACGAGAGACTGACTGTACTCATATTTTTAGAGGACTGTTTAGTGACTGCTTGTCAGGAGGGATTTATTTGCACATGGGCGAGGCCAGGCAAAGTGGTAAGTTCTTTTTAACGCAGGAAATGTGGGGGAAATTTGAAGTGATAACATTATGTCTGTCAATCTTTAGCTGTCCTAAAATCAGCTGGTGGGCTGTAACTAAAAATCAAGACATATTCTGAAAGCATTAAATAAACTCTGGACATTTCTCAAGCATTTTTAGCTTTTATAGTCAGACTGCCACTCTTTGCAGGCAGGCAAGTAACATATCAGACTTGGTTTAATGTACATCGGCTTTCCAATGAAAGACCTATTATGCCTAAGTTTCAAATATAACCGATGCTATGAAAATATTCCAGTCTGGTTTTATAATACATTCTGATAAGGAGGAGTCCTTGTGTAGACCTGTGAGGGGAAAGAAGACGTTAATCCGTACCAAGTGTGTTCATTGGTTCATCATAATCATCCCACAATGCATAGCAGCATAGCCAAGAAGTCATCTGCATACACtttcacatttcagcttttatgCAAATGGCTCTATTTTGAAGAGTCTCTTCTGCAGTTTCTTACATGCTTACAGCTTAACGTGTGTATACGCCCTTGTATACTTCCCTTTTGTCCGTGTTGTTTTGAGAGATTTTGCCAGAACGAGGCACACGGTAGTCTGGATGTGGAACATACAGGCAGTCTGAAGGCTGGTTAGTCCAGAGAGATTGTTATTTTCAATCAGAGTCAGACATTAAGCGCTAGAGGAAGAAATGCTCAAAGTTAGTCTTCACTCATAGGGAAGAATTAAAACAAGCCTCGTGTTTTATGCTTAAGGACTGAGTGTGTAATAGCAGAAGTGTATCAACAATGTTAGACTAAAAAGGTTTGGTGAGATTTCCCTGtttataaaaaaacaaaagtcaaacGTGATCATGTACATTAGAAGTGCCTTGATCCAGCAAACCTCTCAA
Protein-coding regions in this window:
- the wdr20a gene encoding WD repeat-containing protein 20, translating into MLISKMAAEGGGKEMNEIKTQFTTREGVYKLLTHSEYSRPNRVPFNSQGSNPVKVSFVNVNDQSGNGDRICFNVGRELYFYIYKGVRKAADLSKPIDKRIYKGTQPTCHDFNHLTATAESVSLLVGFSAGQVQLIDPIKKETSKLFNEERLIDKSRVTCVKWVPGSESLFLVSHASGNMYLYNVEHTCGTTAPHYQLLKQGENYSVHTCKSKSTRNPLLKWTVGEGALNEFAFSPDGKFLACVSQDGFLRVFNFDAVELHGTMKSYFGGLLCVCWSPDGKYIVAGGEDDLVTVWSFLDCRVIARGHGHKSWVSVVAFDHYTTSVEESDPMEFSGSDEDFQDQMIHFGRDRANSTQSRLSKRNSTDSRPVSVTYRFGSVGQDTQLCLWDLTEDILFPHLPLSRTRTHTNVMNATSPPAGATIITNTSSNTTNGNNSGANTPGINSLSTTLPRSNSLPHSAGTTTTANNTNKAGSGGGIGSGIMDSAIATGVSKFATLSLHDRKERHHEKDHKRNHSMGHISSKSSDKLNLLTKTKTDPAKTLGTLLCPRMEDVPLLEPLICKKIAHERLTVLIFLEDCLVTACQEGFICTWARPGKVGLLSSQNQASSPSGTVV